The Shewanella sp. MTB7 genome includes a window with the following:
- a CDS encoding ABC transporter substrate-binding protein, with translation MKIISADNAKTLLLSLCFSTLLYTGISFAVSDKVELIEIKISYLKLSVHQAPALSNVIEQAQDSGFQGARLAINDSNTTGKFLKQKFVLNYHDFNVTKDLMSQMSSDFKAGHQLFIVDVPMNTLIEIDRWAAARQVLIFNINESSDRLRYQTCLASVLHTSPSDAMRSDAIAQWLLSRRLNKVLLVSGLRDEDIALTDSFKRSAKRFGLNIVAEKSWSFNTDLRRSAQQEVPLFTQTRDDYDVVYVADKSKDFAEYLPFNIYLPRPVVGSAGLEALSWHFVIEQWGAAQLQNRFRALAKRNMNELDFSAYLAVRSIAQAVHQQKTADHLTLIAFIQSGDFELAAYKGRKLSYRPWSGQLRMPMALVQPHGLVSLSPQVGVLHPNTELDTLGFDIQESRCTSQKGSL, from the coding sequence TTGAAGATAATCAGTGCAGACAATGCAAAAACTTTATTGCTAAGCTTATGTTTCTCCACTCTACTTTATACTGGAATCTCCTTCGCAGTGTCTGATAAGGTTGAGTTAATCGAGATAAAAATCAGTTATTTAAAGTTGAGTGTACATCAAGCGCCTGCACTGTCTAATGTTATTGAACAAGCCCAAGACAGCGGTTTTCAGGGAGCACGACTGGCGATTAATGATTCAAACACCACTGGTAAGTTTTTAAAGCAGAAGTTTGTACTTAATTACCATGACTTCAATGTGACGAAAGACCTCATGTCGCAGATGTCATCCGATTTTAAAGCTGGGCATCAGCTTTTTATCGTCGATGTTCCAATGAATACCCTGATAGAGATAGACCGTTGGGCTGCAGCAAGGCAAGTGTTGATATTTAATATCAACGAGTCATCAGATCGGCTCAGGTACCAAACTTGCTTAGCTTCCGTGTTACATACCAGTCCCAGTGATGCGATGAGATCCGATGCAATAGCTCAGTGGCTGCTTAGCCGGCGCTTGAATAAGGTGCTGCTAGTCAGTGGGTTACGAGATGAAGATATAGCATTAACGGATTCATTTAAGCGTTCAGCTAAACGTTTTGGTTTAAACATTGTGGCGGAAAAGAGTTGGAGTTTTAATACTGATCTTAGACGAAGTGCGCAGCAGGAAGTCCCTTTGTTTACCCAAACTAGAGATGATTACGATGTTGTTTACGTTGCCGATAAATCAAAAGACTTTGCTGAATACTTGCCGTTTAATATTTATCTACCACGACCCGTTGTCGGCTCAGCAGGATTGGAAGCATTATCTTGGCATTTTGTGATTGAGCAATGGGGCGCCGCTCAACTGCAAAACCGATTTAGAGCGTTAGCAAAACGCAACATGAATGAACTGGATTTTAGTGCTTACCTTGCTGTTAGGAGTATTGCACAAGCGGTTCATCAACAAAAAACAGCCGATCATTTAACACTCATCGCCTTTATTCAATCTGGTGATTTTGAACTGGCGGCTTATAAAGGTAGAAAGTTGAGCTATCGACCTTGGAGTGGACAATTGAGAATGCCGATGGCCTTAGTTCAACCACACGGCCTAGTATCACTTTCCCCCCAAGTTGGTGTACTGCATCCGAACACTGAACTGGATACATTAGGCTTTGATATTCAAGAATCTCGTTGTACTTCACAGAAGGGGTCATTATGA
- a CDS encoding PQQ-dependent methanol/ethanol family dehydrogenase, protein MIKTCKNNKLSLSLCITLALCGTASANVTDKDIANDQATTQDVVSYGMGLKGQRYSPLTKINTSTVKEMRPVWAFSLGGEKQRGQESQPMIKDGVMYITGSYSRVYAIDARTGDELWQYDARLPDGIMPCCDVINRGVALYGDLVIFGTLDAKLVALNKDTGKVVWKKKVDDYKAGYSITAAPIVVKGKVITGVSGGEFGIVGRIRAYDATNGQLVWERPTVEGHMGYIWKDGKKIENGISGGKPGQTWPGDLWKSGGAAPWLGGTYDADVDLLFFGTGNPAPWNSHLRPGDNYFSASRLALDPDTGKIVWHFQTTPHDGWDYDGVNELIPFNYKENGKTIKAAATADRNGFFYVLNRENGEFIRGFPFSDKISWASGLDAKGRPIFIDDNRPSNPMDSQDGKQGSTVIAAPAFLGGKNWMPMAYSQDTELFYVPSNEWEMDIWNEPTAYKKGAAYLGAGFTIKAINEEYIGVLKAIDPKTGKEVWRYKNYSPLWGGVLTTAGNLVFMGNPEGYLIAFNAKTGEIKYKFNTGSGIVGSPITWDMDDEQYVSVLSGWGGAVPLWGGDVAKRIKHLNQGGTVWTFKLPKN, encoded by the coding sequence ATGATAAAAACATGCAAAAATAATAAGTTATCATTATCTCTTTGTATTACATTAGCGCTCTGTGGTACGGCGAGTGCTAATGTAACTGATAAGGATATAGCTAACGATCAAGCGACAACCCAAGATGTCGTCTCTTATGGAATGGGCTTAAAGGGCCAGAGATACAGCCCGCTAACTAAAATTAATACCAGCACAGTAAAAGAGATGCGACCTGTCTGGGCTTTCTCCTTAGGGGGAGAGAAGCAGCGTGGTCAAGAGTCACAACCTATGATCAAAGACGGCGTCATGTATATCACTGGCTCCTACTCGCGGGTTTACGCCATAGATGCCAGAACAGGCGATGAACTTTGGCAATATGATGCTAGGCTACCCGATGGGATCATGCCCTGTTGTGATGTAATAAACCGTGGTGTGGCCCTTTATGGTGATCTTGTTATCTTTGGCACGCTGGATGCTAAACTAGTCGCTCTAAACAAAGATACGGGCAAAGTCGTCTGGAAGAAAAAGGTTGATGATTACAAAGCTGGTTACTCGATCACGGCTGCACCGATTGTCGTTAAAGGCAAGGTCATCACAGGTGTTTCTGGTGGAGAGTTCGGTATTGTCGGTAGGATCAGAGCTTATGATGCCACTAATGGTCAACTCGTTTGGGAACGGCCAACGGTTGAAGGTCATATGGGCTACATCTGGAAAGACGGCAAAAAAATTGAAAATGGCATATCCGGTGGCAAACCGGGACAAACATGGCCTGGGGATCTGTGGAAATCGGGGGGAGCTGCACCATGGTTAGGCGGCACCTATGATGCCGATGTCGATCTACTCTTCTTCGGCACAGGTAACCCAGCGCCATGGAACTCCCACCTCAGACCTGGTGATAATTACTTCTCAGCCTCTCGCTTAGCCTTAGACCCTGACACAGGTAAAATTGTTTGGCACTTCCAAACAACGCCACATGATGGCTGGGATTATGATGGTGTAAATGAGCTCATTCCATTTAATTACAAAGAGAATGGTAAAACAATTAAAGCTGCAGCTACAGCAGATCGTAACGGTTTTTTCTACGTACTTAACCGCGAAAATGGTGAGTTTATCCGCGGTTTTCCCTTCTCAGATAAGATCTCTTGGGCATCAGGTTTAGACGCCAAAGGACGTCCAATCTTTATTGACGATAACCGTCCGAGTAACCCCATGGATTCACAAGATGGCAAACAAGGCAGTACTGTGATCGCAGCCCCCGCTTTCTTAGGTGGCAAAAACTGGATGCCGATGGCTTATAGCCAAGATACCGAGCTTTTCTATGTTCCCTCTAATGAGTGGGAGATGGATATCTGGAATGAACCCACAGCTTATAAAAAAGGCGCTGCCTACCTAGGAGCAGGGTTTACCATCAAGGCCATTAATGAAGAGTATATTGGTGTCTTGAAGGCGATAGATCCAAAAACGGGCAAAGAAGTATGGCGTTACAAAAACTACTCTCCATTGTGGGGCGGAGTATTAACCACGGCGGGGAACCTTGTCTTTATGGGTAACCCAGAAGGATACTTGATCGCCTTTAATGCCAAAACAGGTGAGATTAAATATAAGTTTAATACTGGCTCCGGCATCGTTGGCTCCCCAATTACTTGGGATATGGACGATGAACAATATGTGTCCGTACTTTCTGGTTGGGGCGGCGCTGTGCCTCTTTGGGGTGGAGATGTGGCTAAACGCATTAAACACCTGAACCAAGGTGGTACAGTCTGGACCTTTAAGCTTCCTAAAAACTAG
- the pedF gene encoding cytochrome c-550 PedF produces the protein MRRTSFKEKYLLATILIIGSFNVSAHGAVTPQSIDTSELPQLGEEWIEENPYRQHGGDIQIDIIRVGASAYNQNCARCHGLGGISGGIAPDLRLLAPDIDGDEWYGYRVQNGAVRNGAVYMPKMTEHLTQEALWAIKTWLESVSEDN, from the coding sequence ATGAGAAGAACCAGTTTTAAAGAGAAATACCTGTTAGCAACGATATTAATTATCGGCTCTTTCAATGTTTCCGCCCATGGCGCTGTTACACCACAATCCATTGACACTTCTGAATTGCCTCAACTCGGCGAGGAGTGGATAGAAGAGAACCCTTATCGACAACATGGCGGAGATATTCAGATAGATATCATACGTGTTGGCGCATCAGCGTATAACCAGAATTGTGCTCGCTGCCATGGATTAGGTGGCATTTCTGGTGGAATAGCACCGGATCTTCGCCTTCTCGCTCCCGATATTGATGGAGATGAATGGTATGGTTACCGAGTTCAAAACGGCGCTGTTAGAAATGGGGCTGTATATATGCCTAAAATGACCGAGCACCTTACACAGGAAGCACTTTGGGCAATAAAAACTTGGTTAGAGTCGGTAAGTGAAGATAATTAA
- the exaC gene encoding acetaldehyde dehydrogenase ExaC, producing MIYAYPGSDNSVISFKAQYENFIGGKWVPPVKGVYFSNTTPVTGEEICKIPRSCSQDIELALDAAHSAKAGWADTSVQARSNILLKIADRIDENLEALAVAETWDNGKPVRETLAADLPLCSDHFRYYAGCIRAQEGTLSEIDKDTVAYHFHEPLGVVGQIIPWNFPLLMAAWKLAPALAAGNCIVLKPAEQTPASILILMEMIGDLLPDGVLNVVNGFGKEAGEALATSTRIAKIAFTGSTAVGGHILKCAAENLIPSTVELGGKSPNIYFGDVTRFEDDYLDKCAEGFVLGFFNQGEVCTCPSRALVQEDIFDEFMAKVLQKTKEIIRGNPLDTSTMVGAQASQEQFDKIMGYLKIGSQEGAKVLTGGDQERLGDSLENGFYIQPTILQGDNSMRIFQEEIFGPVIAVTTFKDEAEALAIANDSAYGLGAGLWTRDANVSYRMGRRLQAGRVWTNCYHLYPAHAAFGGYKKSGIGRETHKMMLDHYQQTKNLLVSYSTSPLGFF from the coding sequence ATGATTTATGCATATCCGGGTAGCGACAATTCAGTTATATCTTTTAAAGCGCAATATGAAAATTTTATTGGTGGCAAATGGGTACCACCAGTAAAAGGCGTCTATTTTAGCAACACAACTCCAGTGACCGGTGAAGAGATCTGTAAAATACCTCGCTCATGTTCACAGGATATAGAGCTTGCATTAGACGCTGCCCACAGTGCTAAAGCTGGCTGGGCGGATACTTCGGTGCAGGCACGTTCAAACATACTATTAAAAATTGCTGACCGAATTGATGAGAACTTAGAAGCACTCGCAGTGGCGGAAACATGGGATAACGGCAAACCAGTTCGTGAAACTTTAGCAGCTGACCTTCCCTTATGCTCTGATCATTTCCGCTACTATGCGGGTTGTATTCGTGCACAAGAAGGCACTCTATCTGAAATCGACAAAGACACAGTAGCCTACCATTTCCATGAGCCACTCGGTGTTGTTGGCCAGATCATTCCCTGGAACTTCCCGCTGTTAATGGCAGCATGGAAACTGGCGCCAGCACTCGCCGCGGGTAACTGTATTGTACTTAAACCCGCCGAACAAACACCTGCAAGCATTCTAATCTTGATGGAGATGATTGGCGATCTACTTCCAGATGGCGTCCTTAATGTGGTTAATGGCTTCGGTAAAGAAGCCGGTGAAGCCTTGGCCACCAGCACACGTATTGCAAAAATAGCTTTTACAGGATCAACCGCCGTAGGTGGGCATATCTTGAAATGTGCTGCAGAAAATTTGATCCCCTCTACAGTTGAGTTGGGCGGTAAATCTCCTAACATCTACTTTGGCGATGTTACTCGGTTCGAAGATGACTATCTAGATAAATGCGCCGAAGGTTTTGTACTTGGTTTCTTCAACCAAGGCGAAGTGTGTACTTGTCCATCGCGAGCCTTAGTTCAAGAGGATATCTTTGATGAGTTTATGGCCAAAGTGCTACAGAAAACCAAAGAGATCATCCGCGGTAACCCACTCGATACCTCAACCATGGTCGGTGCTCAGGCTTCTCAAGAACAGTTCGATAAGATCATGGGCTACTTGAAAATAGGCAGTCAGGAAGGAGCAAAAGTATTAACTGGTGGCGATCAAGAAAGATTAGGCGATTCACTTGAAAATGGATTCTATATCCAGCCCACCATACTCCAAGGTGATAACTCTATGCGGATCTTCCAAGAGGAGATCTTTGGGCCTGTGATTGCTGTCACGACGTTTAAAGATGAAGCAGAAGCACTGGCAATTGCCAATGACTCAGCCTATGGCTTAGGTGCAGGTCTCTGGACGCGCGATGCCAATGTTTCCTACAGAATGGGACGCCGCTTACAAGCTGGTCGAGTTTGGACCAACTGTTATCACCTCTACCCTGCTCATGCCGCCTTTGGTGGTTACAAAAAATCAGGCATAGGACGTGAAACTCACAAAATGATGCTAGATCATTATCAGCAAACGAAGAATCTGCTTGTAAGTTACAGCACTAGCCCGCTTGGATTCTTTTAA
- a CDS encoding substrate-binding periplasmic protein yields the protein MINSLWISCGLISSLAVSSAALARSYDDIIESKQITVAIYRDFAPFSYLVDGLPKGIDIDVAQSIAKQLNVELKLRWMTADENVEDDLRNNLWKGHFLKRSVADLMLRVPYDRAYSQMRDDIGELVHGQVHMFAPYHTESWQIIYNADQIESVTTIAVFQYHNIGVEVDSIPQFYLTSAFAGRMRDSAKHFSSIPLALDAMNSGEVDAAMGLRSQISHFQQTLDSKKYPLAENAFPMLGRQQWDIGMAVKSQYRQLGYAVGDIVENMIKQGDMENIFTKYHAIYQIPELYLPTETHP from the coding sequence ATAATTAATAGCCTATGGATCAGCTGTGGCTTGATCTCTAGCTTAGCTGTTAGCTCCGCAGCTTTGGCCCGATCCTATGATGATATTATTGAAAGTAAACAGATCACGGTAGCCATCTATCGTGATTTTGCGCCTTTTTCCTATCTGGTAGACGGTCTTCCCAAGGGCATTGACATCGATGTAGCTCAATCCATTGCAAAGCAGTTGAATGTTGAGCTTAAGTTGCGATGGATGACTGCTGATGAAAATGTAGAGGATGATCTCAGAAACAACCTCTGGAAGGGTCACTTCCTAAAACGTAGTGTTGCCGATCTTATGTTACGGGTTCCCTATGACAGAGCCTACTCCCAGATGCGTGATGACATAGGTGAACTCGTTCACGGGCAGGTGCATATGTTTGCCCCCTACCATACAGAATCATGGCAGATCATATATAACGCCGATCAGATCGAATCCGTCACCACCATCGCTGTTTTTCAATACCATAATATTGGTGTCGAAGTTGACTCTATCCCTCAGTTTTATCTCACTTCGGCGTTTGCTGGCCGAATGCGAGACAGCGCAAAACATTTCTCATCCATCCCACTCGCACTTGATGCTATGAATAGCGGTGAAGTCGATGCTGCAATGGGGCTTAGAAGTCAAATCAGTCATTTTCAGCAAACCTTAGACTCAAAGAAATATCCCTTAGCTGAGAATGCTTTCCCCATGTTGGGACGGCAACAGTGGGATATAGGCATGGCCGTTAAAAGCCAATACAGACAACTTGGGTATGCCGTAGGTGACATAGTGGAAAACATGATCAAACAAGGCGACATGGAAAATATATTTACAAAATATCACGCAATTTATCAAATACCTGAGCTATACCTACCTACAGAAACTCATCCTTAG